From the genome of Candidatus Desulfarcum epimagneticum, one region includes:
- a CDS encoding conserved hypothetical protein (Evidence 4 : Unknown function but conserved in other organisms) → MDLYVNDLSLSGQFPDPRSVREALEPLLKLRSRDPNFRGHFYCSRIFCARKATGVHDLRQSILGTRDKLFIGQALAWLAKSGPFWEDHRCSNPDDYFEYQTQDVTDQGLGEAARGIISGSESGVFSFRGARIAFEKSPLRVRQGLPEAPINDIDVRNFWTTEQLIEVFRSAKRYKDWQDVYAEISSRFSGLLFSNHAISPLLSTPFSKQVAKRIFELLQILNGMVVESDENGELSPRGKELLNDHFVGKKAWFTDESPTNKARFKQHMTFPDPEDRKKRIFCPWHGKIKTPQVRIHFEWPRPKGQKNIKVVYIGPKITKG, encoded by the coding sequence ATGGATTTGTATGTCAATGATCTGTCATTGAGCGGTCAGTTCCCGGATCCCCGATCTGTTCGAGAGGCGCTGGAGCCCCTTCTTAAGCTTAGAAGCCGTGACCCGAATTTCCGGGGCCACTTTTATTGCTCCCGCATATTTTGCGCCCGGAAAGCCACAGGTGTCCATGATCTTCGTCAGTCGATTCTTGGAACCCGGGACAAACTCTTTATCGGCCAGGCGCTGGCTTGGCTGGCCAAATCAGGGCCTTTCTGGGAGGATCATCGTTGCTCCAATCCGGATGATTATTTTGAATATCAAACCCAAGATGTCACGGACCAGGGTTTGGGAGAGGCGGCGCGGGGAATCATTTCGGGAAGCGAGTCAGGAGTGTTCAGCTTCAGGGGAGCCCGGATTGCATTCGAAAAAAGTCCCCTGCGGGTCCGGCAGGGTCTGCCGGAAGCCCCGATTAATGATATAGATGTCCGTAATTTTTGGACAACTGAACAATTAATCGAAGTTTTCAGGTCCGCCAAAAGATATAAAGACTGGCAGGATGTTTATGCCGAAATCAGCTCGCGCTTTTCGGGTTTGCTTTTTTCGAATCATGCGATCTCTCCCCTCCTGTCAACGCCTTTCAGCAAACAGGTCGCAAAAAGAATTTTCGAATTGCTTCAAATCTTGAACGGCATGGTGGTTGAGAGCGATGAAAACGGGGAGCTTTCTCCCCGGGGAAAAGAACTGTTGAATGATCATTTTGTAGGGAAGAAAGCGTGGTTTACGGATGAGTCGCCGACAAACAAGGCTCGTTTTAAACAACATATGACTTTTCCTGATCCCGAAGACAGGAAAAAGCGTATTTTTTGCCCATGGCACGGCAAGATCAAAACGCCGCAAGTTCGCATTCATTTTGAATGGCCCCGGCCCAAGGGCCAAAAAAATATTAAGGTGGTCTATATTGGGCCTAAAATCACAAAAGGCTGA
- a CDS encoding conserved hypothetical protein (Evidence 4 : Unknown function but conserved in other organisms): MPDHLKLFNFKCFDSLALPLSPLTLLTGFNAAGKSTALQGLLLLAQAFRFGGRSGDLNLNGPLARLGTPGEVISSGKGNIVFEVGDETADIKWEFQATDRTKGISARLQSVEIKTSQGTELFEGGEKWDMFLPPEAPESSIHLARKLRDLIFISAVRPAVSDAFPSPEDASLVHADVGVQGEFAPWWFQNFLDEDVEDSRCHPSDQAKTLRRQFNAWAGQLFPGAQANAHLIEKTNLTRLELRIGDTGDWRRPSNIGYGLTYAFPVIVAGLLAKPMQILIIDSPEAHLHPLGQSEMGRFLAKIAAAGVQVMIETHSDHVINGIRLAVRDQDIPPEKVAIHFFGHLDASPRAISPLIDRQGNLSEWPEGFCDQSEKDYARLAGWD; encoded by the coding sequence ATGCCGGATCATTTAAAACTTTTCAATTTTAAATGTTTTGATTCCCTTGCCCTGCCATTGAGTCCCCTGACCCTTCTAACCGGCTTTAACGCCGCCGGGAAATCCACAGCCTTGCAGGGTTTGCTGCTGCTTGCCCAAGCTTTCAGATTCGGCGGGCGATCCGGGGATTTGAATTTAAACGGCCCCCTGGCCCGCCTGGGAACCCCCGGCGAGGTGATAAGCTCGGGAAAAGGAAATATTGTCTTTGAAGTGGGGGACGAAACAGCGGATATCAAATGGGAGTTTCAGGCGACTGATCGGACCAAGGGCATATCCGCGCGGCTCCAAAGCGTGGAAATCAAAACTTCCCAGGGAACCGAGTTGTTTGAAGGCGGTGAAAAATGGGATATGTTTTTGCCTCCCGAAGCCCCGGAATCCTCCATTCATCTGGCCCGAAAATTGCGGGACCTGATTTTTATCAGCGCCGTCCGCCCGGCAGTCTCCGACGCCTTTCCTTCCCCGGAGGACGCCTCCCTTGTTCATGCCGATGTCGGGGTCCAGGGAGAATTCGCCCCCTGGTGGTTCCAGAATTTTCTTGATGAAGATGTGGAGGACTCCCGCTGTCATCCATCGGATCAGGCCAAAACATTGCGGCGGCAATTCAACGCCTGGGCCGGACAGCTTTTCCCGGGGGCGCAGGCCAACGCCCATTTGATTGAAAAAACAAATTTAACCCGGCTGGAGCTTCGCATCGGCGATACCGGCGACTGGAGAAGGCCGTCCAACATCGGCTACGGGCTGACTTACGCGTTTCCTGTGATCGTGGCGGGGCTTCTGGCAAAGCCCATGCAGATATTGATCATAGACAGTCCCGAGGCCCACCTGCATCCTTTGGGTCAATCCGAAATGGGGCGATTTCTGGCAAAAATAGCCGCCGCCGGGGTCCAGGTCATGATTGAGACCCACAGCGACCATGTCATCAACGGGATTCGCCTGGCCGTGAGAGATCAGGATATCCCCCCTGAAAAAGTGGCCATCCATTTTTTTGGCCATCTTGACGCTTCCCCCCGGGCGATTTCCCCCCTGATTGATCGCCAGGGAAATTTGAGCGAATGGCCCGAGGGCTTTTGCGACCAGTCTGAAAAAGATTATGCCCGGCTCGCGGGATGGGACTGA
- a CDS encoding C-type cytochrome biogenesis protein CcsB, whose product MSSSYILSITTFIYGLAAVLYIGSWIFKKPFAAKAAFAASFIGFLTNTAGFTARWAESYQIGFGHAPLSNMYESLVFFAWCVTAIYLFLEYRHKLKAVGAFVMPLAFLVMAYASLQNDQIQPLIPALKSNWLIAHVITCFLGYAAFAVAFVLSVMYLIKKKDAQTPDGALSLFPDLSDIDELTYRMTLFGFLFLTVGIITGAVWANSAWGRYWGWDPKETWSLITWLIYATLLHARIIWRWSGGRIAFFSILGFAAVLFTYLGVNYLPGLHSYGAG is encoded by the coding sequence ATGAGCAGCTCATACATTTTATCGATCACCACCTTTATTTACGGTCTCGCCGCCGTGCTTTACATCGGCTCATGGATTTTTAAAAAACCCTTTGCGGCCAAAGCGGCTTTTGCGGCCTCATTCATCGGCTTTCTGACCAACACCGCCGGATTCACGGCCCGGTGGGCCGAGTCCTACCAAATCGGGTTCGGCCACGCGCCCCTTTCCAACATGTATGAATCCCTGGTTTTTTTCGCGTGGTGCGTCACCGCCATTTACCTCTTTCTGGAATACCGCCACAAACTCAAGGCGGTCGGGGCCTTTGTCATGCCCCTGGCCTTTCTGGTCATGGCCTACGCCTCGCTTCAAAACGACCAGATACAGCCCCTGATCCCGGCGCTGAAAAGCAACTGGCTCATCGCCCATGTCATCACCTGTTTTTTGGGATACGCCGCCTTTGCCGTGGCCTTTGTGCTGAGCGTCATGTACCTGATCAAAAAAAAAGACGCCCAGACCCCGGACGGCGCGCTTTCCCTTTTTCCGGACCTCTCGGACATTGACGAGCTGACCTACCGGATGACGCTTTTCGGCTTTCTTTTTCTCACGGTGGGCATCATCACCGGCGCCGTGTGGGCCAACTCAGCCTGGGGCCGATACTGGGGCTGGGACCCCAAGGAGACGTGGTCGCTGATCACATGGCTCATTTACGCCACGCTGTTGCACGCCCGGATCATATGGCGGTGGAGCGGCGGGCGAATCGCATTTTTTTCCATTTTGGGATTCGCCGCCGTTTTATTCACCTACCTGGGCGTCAATTATCTGCCGGGGCTTCACAGCTACGGCGCCGGATAA
- the tktB gene encoding transketolase 2, thiamin-binding (Evidence 2a : Function from experimental evidences in other organisms; PubMedId : 8396116; Product type e : enzyme) gives MPNEQKNAATHFFTMSSKKETRIMSPEVSEQDPKLDERCVNAIRALSMDAIQKAASGHPGAPMGLAPAGYALWAQALKHNPENPQWPDRDRFVLSCGHASMLLYSLLYLTGYDVSLDDLKRFRQWRSKTPGHPEFGHTPGVETTTGPLGQGFANAVGMAMAERRLGAMFNRPDCEVVDHHTFVFCGDGDMMEGISAEAASLAGRQGLEKLICVYDDNRISIEGETRITFTEDVGARFAAMEWHVIKVKDGNRADAVLSAIKEAKAETHRPSIILLRTHIAFGSPNKQDSADAHGAPLGEEEVRLTKKSLGLSPDDFFHAPDDVLAHCRRRGEAGKRAEEKWRERHERFKAADPEAAAMWERALQGNWRGLFEKGLFEEASHDPVATRAASGKALNAAARKMPELMGGSADLAPSNKTLIEDSHDFQKETPDGRNIRFGVREHAMGAIMNGMALHGGLRLYGGTFLVFSDYMRPAIRLAALMKLPAIYVFTHDSVAVGEDGPTHQPVEHLAALRAIPGLSVIRPADALETGEAWKIALESDGPVALILSRQKLPVLTDGKQAPGEIDKGARIVWEADETPEIILIGTGSEAHVCLEAGKRLAEKGVSARVVSMASWELFEKAPEDHRNAVLDPAVKARLAVEAGISMGWEKYIGSGGAMIAMNGFGASAPGGALLKRFGFTPEAAVQKALDILGK, from the coding sequence ATGCCGAACGAACAAAAAAACGCCGCGACGCATTTTTTTACGATGTCGTCAAAAAAGGAGACCCGGATCATGAGCCCAGAGGTTTCAGAACAAGACCCCAAACTGGATGAGCGTTGCGTCAACGCCATTCGGGCGTTGTCCATGGACGCCATTCAAAAGGCCGCCTCCGGGCACCCCGGCGCCCCCATGGGGCTCGCCCCGGCCGGATACGCGCTGTGGGCCCAGGCCCTCAAACACAATCCTGAAAATCCCCAATGGCCGGACCGGGATCGTTTTGTCCTTTCATGCGGACACGCCTCCATGCTGCTTTACAGCCTGCTGTATCTCACCGGGTACGATGTGAGTCTGGACGACCTCAAACGGTTCCGCCAGTGGCGGAGCAAAACCCCCGGCCATCCCGAATTCGGCCACACCCCCGGGGTGGAGACCACCACAGGCCCCCTGGGACAGGGCTTTGCCAACGCCGTGGGCATGGCCATGGCCGAGCGGCGCCTGGGCGCCATGTTCAACCGCCCGGACTGCGAGGTCGTGGATCACCACACCTTTGTGTTCTGCGGCGACGGGGACATGATGGAGGGCATCTCCGCCGAGGCCGCCTCTCTGGCCGGGCGGCAGGGGCTGGAAAAACTCATCTGCGTGTACGACGACAACCGGATTTCCATCGAGGGAGAGACCCGGATCACCTTTACCGAAGATGTGGGGGCCCGGTTCGCGGCCATGGAATGGCATGTGATCAAAGTGAAAGACGGAAACCGGGCGGACGCTGTTTTGAGCGCCATTAAAGAGGCCAAAGCCGAGACCCATCGGCCCTCCATTATTCTTTTAAGGACCCATATCGCATTCGGCAGCCCCAACAAGCAGGATTCCGCCGACGCCCACGGCGCGCCCCTGGGAGAGGAGGAGGTCCGCCTGACCAAAAAGAGCCTGGGGCTGTCCCCGGACGATTTTTTCCACGCGCCGGACGATGTTCTGGCGCATTGCCGCCGTCGCGGGGAGGCGGGCAAAAGGGCTGAGGAAAAGTGGCGGGAAAGACACGAGCGTTTCAAAGCCGCCGATCCCGAAGCGGCGGCCATGTGGGAGAGGGCGCTTCAAGGAAACTGGCGGGGCCTTTTTGAAAAGGGGCTGTTTGAGGAAGCGTCCCATGACCCCGTGGCCACCCGCGCCGCGTCCGGAAAGGCCCTTAACGCCGCGGCCCGAAAGATGCCCGAGCTGATGGGGGGATCGGCGGACCTGGCGCCGTCCAACAAAACCCTGATCGAAGACTCCCATGATTTCCAGAAGGAGACCCCGGACGGGCGAAACATTCGTTTCGGGGTCCGGGAGCACGCCATGGGGGCCATCATGAACGGCATGGCCCTTCACGGGGGGCTGAGGCTTTATGGGGGGACATTCCTGGTTTTTTCGGATTACATGCGCCCGGCCATTCGCCTGGCCGCGCTCATGAAGCTGCCGGCGATCTATGTGTTCACCCATGACAGCGTCGCCGTGGGGGAGGACGGGCCCACCCACCAGCCGGTGGAGCATCTGGCCGCATTGCGCGCCATTCCCGGGCTTTCGGTCATTCGGCCGGCGGACGCCCTGGAAACCGGCGAGGCGTGGAAAATCGCCCTGGAAAGCGACGGCCCCGTCGCGCTGATTTTAAGCCGTCAGAAACTCCCGGTTTTAACGGACGGGAAACAGGCCCCCGGGGAAATCGACAAAGGCGCGCGGATTGTCTGGGAAGCGGACGAAACGCCCGAGATCATTCTCATTGGAACGGGCTCCGAGGCTCACGTGTGCCTGGAGGCGGGAAAACGCCTGGCCGAAAAGGGCGTGAGCGCGCGGGTGGTGAGCATGGCCTCCTGGGAGCTGTTTGAAAAAGCCCCGGAGGACCACCGAAACGCCGTGCTGGACCCCGCCGTCAAGGCCCGCCTGGCCGTGGAGGCGGGAATCTCCATGGGATGGGAAAAATACATCGGAAGCGGCGGCGCCATGATCGCCATGAACGGCTTCGGCGCCTCGGCCCCGGGGGGAGCCCTGCTCAAACGCTTCGGCTTCACCCCGGAGGCGGCGGTCCAGAAGGCTTTGGATATTCTTGGTAAATAG
- a CDS encoding conserved hypothetical protein (Evidence 4 : Unknown function but conserved in other organisms) codes for MSMSKNDQDIHTEENGQEEEPEGLDTPSESSGWGGDYPLDSVFVRKEHRTVSEVIKRIKAKRFILNPDFQRDFVWSIKKQSRLIESCLMRIPLPVLYVAEDRDGKIVVVDGLQRLITFSRYLDDEFALRGLGEGKADFPGDNLLLGKKFTDLPLNLQERVEDTQLTLCILDSKAPNRAKLDIFERVNSGEPLSRQQMRNCLFNGPATRWLRKASQSKAFLKATGGGLSKKTMRDREAINRFCAFRLLGPEKYKGDMDDFLAKCLERMNETGKEDLENLYHAFDRSMSSNYFLFKKHAFRKSLTETGPGPRKTVINIALFDVCSVIFSKIDPSIVEDNAEKIRAAIIKLLKEDGFVRGITYGTNNLFQVLLRFAWMKKAVEEAL; via the coding sequence ATGTCAATGAGTAAAAATGATCAGGACATTCATACGGAAGAAAATGGACAAGAGGAGGAGCCTGAAGGGCTGGACACACCCTCGGAGTCAAGCGGATGGGGGGGGGATTATCCCCTTGATTCTGTTTTTGTCCGCAAGGAACATCGAACCGTCAGTGAAGTCATCAAGCGGATTAAAGCAAAGCGTTTTATATTGAATCCGGATTTCCAGAGGGATTTTGTCTGGTCGATAAAAAAACAGTCCCGGCTCATTGAATCCTGCCTGATGCGCATTCCCCTGCCGGTTTTATATGTGGCTGAGGACAGGGATGGAAAAATTGTGGTGGTGGACGGTTTGCAGAGACTTATCACTTTTTCCCGTTATTTGGACGACGAATTTGCCCTCAGGGGATTGGGAGAGGGCAAGGCGGACTTCCCCGGGGACAATCTGCTTCTCGGGAAAAAGTTCACTGACTTGCCTTTAAACTTGCAGGAGCGCGTGGAAGACACCCAACTCACCCTGTGTATCCTTGATTCCAAAGCCCCCAATCGGGCAAAACTCGACATTTTTGAACGGGTGAACAGCGGTGAGCCCCTTTCCCGGCAGCAGATGCGAAACTGCCTTTTTAACGGCCCGGCGACCCGATGGCTTCGAAAAGCCTCTCAAAGCAAAGCTTTTCTCAAAGCCACAGGGGGAGGGCTCAGCAAAAAGACCATGCGGGACCGGGAGGCCATTAACCGTTTCTGCGCCTTTAGGCTCCTCGGCCCTGAAAAGTACAAAGGCGATATGGATGACTTTTTGGCCAAATGCCTGGAAAGAATGAACGAAACGGGCAAAGAAGACCTTGAAAACCTTTATCATGCCTTCGATCGTTCCATGAGTTCCAATTATTTTTTGTTTAAAAAACATGCCTTTCGAAAATCCTTGACTGAAACCGGCCCGGGACCCCGAAAGACTGTCATCAACATCGCGCTGTTTGATGTTTGTTCGGTGATATTTTCCAAAATAGACCCGTCCATTGTGGAAGACAACGCGGAAAAAATCAGGGCCGCTATAATCAAGCTACTGAAAGAAGATGGTTTTGTCAGAGGGATCACCTATGGGACCAATAATTTGTTTCAAGTTCTTTTGCGTTTTGCTTGGATGAAAAAGGCCGTCGAGGAGGCCCTTTAA
- a CDS encoding Radical SAM protein: MHYEGNIIRPPSEANSILLQATVGCSRNKCTFCGTYGGERFKIKDDSTIMADIEFAAENCRRQRRVFICDGDALIIPQKRLLAILKQIERRLPWVTRIGAYANAKSLDLKSDGELKELRAHGLGILYMGLESGDDVTLKNIKKGADGDAMVRMGQKAKKAGFKLSVTVLLGIAGKKRSKIHAEKTGEVLSRMDPDYVGALTLMLIPGTPLDDDFKAGKFELPDAFEMLSELRVMLAHTHLTRGLFHANHASNYLPIRARLPKEQKKTLALIDQALAGKIELRPEQYRGL, from the coding sequence ATGCATTACGAAGGAAATATCATCCGGCCTCCCAGCGAGGCCAACAGCATACTTTTGCAGGCCACGGTGGGGTGTTCGCGAAACAAATGCACGTTTTGCGGAACCTATGGCGGAGAGCGTTTCAAAATCAAGGACGATTCCACTATCATGGCGGACATCGAGTTCGCCGCCGAGAATTGCCGGCGTCAGCGCCGTGTGTTTATCTGCGACGGCGACGCGCTGATCATCCCCCAGAAACGGCTTCTGGCCATTTTGAAACAGATCGAAAGAAGGCTTCCCTGGGTGACCCGGATCGGGGCCTACGCCAACGCCAAGAGCCTGGACCTTAAATCCGACGGGGAGCTTAAAGAGCTTCGGGCGCATGGACTGGGCATTTTATACATGGGCCTTGAGAGCGGCGACGACGTCACATTAAAAAACATCAAAAAAGGCGCCGACGGCGACGCCATGGTCCGCATGGGGCAAAAGGCCAAAAAGGCGGGATTCAAACTGTCCGTCACCGTTCTCCTGGGGATCGCCGGAAAAAAGCGCTCAAAGATTCACGCCGAAAAGACCGGCGAGGTCCTGTCCCGAATGGACCCCGACTACGTGGGGGCGCTGACCCTGATGCTGATACCGGGAACCCCTTTGGACGACGATTTCAAGGCCGGGAAATTCGAGCTTCCCGACGCCTTTGAAATGCTTTCGGAGCTGCGGGTCATGCTGGCGCATACCCATCTGACGCGGGGGCTTTTTCACGCCAACCACGCCTCCAATTATCTCCCCATACGGGCCCGGCTTCCAAAAGAGCAAAAAAAGACCCTGGCGCTCATCGACCAGGCGCTGGCCGGAAAAATCGAACTCAGGCCCGAACAGTATCGAGGACTTTAA